A genomic window from Sanguibacter antarcticus includes:
- a CDS encoding glycosyltransferase family 2 protein, with protein MKLFVQVPCLNEEDTLLSVLETIPTEIDGIDEIEILIIDDGSSDRTVEVAREFGVVHFVRHTRNMGLARSFRDGVDYALRNGADIVVNTDGDNQYPQQSIGALVQPLLAGEADIAIGDRQTATIAHFSPFKRVMQRVGSAVVNKAAETALPDAASGFRAYSRASLVRLNVVTQFSYCMETIIQAGNKRLRIASVPITTNAKTRESRLFKNIGQHMVKSASAISRSYIMFKPYMVFLTLGVVFGLFALVPFVRFLVFWFQGDTEGHIQSLVFGTGMLVGSLLSFALLVIADLQRTNRVLLEDTLERVKEIQYGRDDVAPREPVGAASLPAEQLEPKDISRSTAPRIAQPLG; from the coding sequence ATGAAACTGTTTGTGCAAGTTCCCTGCCTCAACGAGGAAGACACGCTGCTGTCGGTCCTCGAGACGATCCCGACGGAGATCGACGGCATCGACGAGATCGAGATCCTCATCATCGACGATGGATCGAGCGACCGGACGGTCGAGGTCGCGCGGGAGTTCGGCGTGGTGCACTTCGTCCGGCACACCCGGAACATGGGGCTGGCACGCTCCTTCAGGGACGGTGTCGACTACGCCCTGCGGAACGGGGCCGACATCGTCGTGAACACGGACGGCGACAACCAGTACCCCCAGCAGAGCATCGGCGCGCTCGTGCAGCCGCTGCTCGCCGGCGAGGCGGACATCGCCATCGGTGACAGGCAGACCGCGACGATCGCGCACTTCTCGCCGTTCAAGCGGGTCATGCAGCGCGTGGGGAGCGCCGTGGTCAACAAGGCGGCAGAGACGGCGCTGCCTGACGCAGCGAGCGGGTTCCGCGCCTACTCGCGCGCATCGCTCGTCCGCCTGAACGTGGTGACGCAGTTCAGCTACTGCATGGAGACGATCATCCAGGCAGGGAACAAGCGCCTGCGGATCGCGAGCGTCCCGATCACGACGAACGCCAAGACCCGCGAGTCCCGGCTCTTCAAGAACATCGGGCAGCACATGGTGAAGTCGGCCTCGGCGATCAGCCGCAGCTACATCATGTTCAAGCCCTACATGGTGTTCCTCACGCTCGGCGTCGTGTTCGGCCTCTTCGCGCTCGTGCCGTTCGTCCGGTTCCTCGTCTTCTGGTTCCAGGGTGACACCGAGGGGCACATACAGTCGCTCGTCTTCGGGACCGGCATGCTCGTCGGTTCGCTCCTCTCGTTCGCCCTGCTCGTCATCGCGGACCTCCAGCGGACGAACCGTGTTCTCCTGGAAGACACGCTCGAGCGCGTGAAGGAGATCCAGTACGGTCGCGACGACGTCGCGCCGCGCGAGCCGGTGGGTGCAGCGTCCCTGCCCGCCGAGCAGCTCGAACCAAAAGACATCAGCCGTTCGACGGCACCCAGAATCGCCCAACCTCTCGGATGA
- a CDS encoding nitroreductase family protein: MIKKLKNIAKNLLAIPAVRTTYEGANRAVLAVGGSTRAGATGYSVLGFGTFNREQYAVLSGRRSYYRNLSQERVTHVELRRNVHRLEKGILMQPRRSSFAGDYILETVHFYSVAVRSGSGPTIDAAELQWAQDVLREYFAIVDDSSPAVRKAREQFEALDHLSEPGNAKPYAHSSIKRSDIDFDQMLLLAQQRRSVRWFSPRRVEREKIDRALEIGRQSPTACNRLPYEFRIFDDPAMVQKVAGIPFGAAGYSHQIPTIVVVVGRLDSYFSPRDRHAIYVDASLASMGFIYGLEAQGLSSSIINWPDFEPLEQKMSKTLHLAPHERVVMLMAVGYADPDSLVAYSQKKDLDVLRRYNVLEP; encoded by the coding sequence GTGATCAAGAAGCTCAAGAACATCGCCAAGAACCTCTTGGCGATCCCAGCCGTGCGCACGACGTACGAGGGGGCGAACCGCGCAGTGCTCGCTGTCGGCGGCAGCACGCGTGCCGGCGCGACCGGGTACTCGGTGCTCGGGTTCGGGACGTTCAACCGCGAGCAGTACGCGGTGCTCTCGGGTCGGCGCTCGTACTACCGCAACCTCTCCCAGGAGCGGGTGACGCACGTCGAGCTCCGTCGCAACGTCCACCGGCTGGAGAAGGGGATCCTCATGCAGCCGCGGAGGAGCTCGTTCGCCGGTGACTACATCCTCGAGACCGTCCACTTCTACAGCGTGGCTGTGAGGTCGGGGTCCGGACCAACGATCGACGCTGCCGAGCTCCAGTGGGCGCAAGACGTGCTCCGTGAGTACTTCGCCATCGTCGACGACTCGAGCCCCGCGGTCCGCAAGGCCCGCGAGCAGTTCGAGGCGCTCGACCACCTGTCGGAGCCGGGGAACGCCAAGCCCTACGCCCACAGCTCGATCAAGCGCAGCGACATCGACTTCGACCAGATGCTCCTGCTGGCGCAGCAGCGGCGCTCCGTCCGCTGGTTCTCCCCGCGTCGGGTGGAGCGGGAGAAGATCGACCGGGCGCTCGAGATCGGACGCCAGTCGCCGACGGCCTGCAACCGGTTGCCGTACGAGTTCCGGATCTTCGACGATCCCGCGATGGTGCAGAAGGTCGCAGGCATCCCGTTCGGTGCTGCTGGCTACAGCCACCAGATCCCGACGATCGTCGTCGTCGTCGGACGGCTCGATTCGTACTTCTCCCCGCGTGACCGTCACGCCATCTACGTGGACGCTTCCCTCGCGAGCATGGGGTTCATCTACGGGCTCGAGGCTCAGGGCCTCAGCTCGAGCATCATCAACTGGCCCGACTTCGAGCCGCTCGAGCAGAAGATGTCCAAGACCCTCCACCTCGCTCCTCACGAGCGGGTCGTCATGCTCATGGCCGTCGGCTACGCCGACCCGGACAGCCTCGTCGCGTACTCCCAGAAGAAGGACCTCGACGTCCTCCGCAGGTACAACGTCCTTGAGCCGTAA
- a CDS encoding lysylphosphatidylglycerol synthase domain-containing protein, with protein sequence MSRKRILRLGATLLVVGLVAYLFGRGLADNWDAAREIDLSVNGLSLLAVVLLAASVVSSGLLWGSMTSELGNVHIGRAEAVRVHCASWLLKYVPGQVGSVANKILWGSGRGVSKTLVVITFVYENVFLLLASTIPTVVVLVLDTGVIGGDSLTAVLPALLALVPLLLVMDRRIFRWAINLVGRRALKKDVPPEYFLGPRAAAKFQLQFVVPRILNAAGFIAVAESFLTIETSEWLALGCIYVLAGAVGILAVLVPSGIGVRESVIVLLASRYMPVEQAIVLSLVARLYSTVADAAVAAIYGTLKFRESKKGRSE encoded by the coding sequence TTGAGCCGTAAGCGCATCCTGCGGCTCGGCGCGACGCTCCTCGTCGTCGGGCTCGTCGCCTACCTCTTCGGGCGTGGCCTCGCGGACAACTGGGACGCCGCACGCGAGATCGACCTGTCCGTCAACGGGCTGAGCCTTCTCGCCGTGGTTCTCCTCGCCGCGTCGGTCGTCTCGTCCGGCCTGCTCTGGGGGTCGATGACCTCTGAGCTCGGCAACGTCCACATCGGACGAGCCGAGGCCGTGCGGGTGCACTGCGCGTCCTGGCTGCTCAAGTACGTCCCGGGCCAGGTCGGTTCTGTGGCCAACAAGATCCTGTGGGGCTCTGGTCGCGGAGTGTCCAAGACGCTCGTCGTCATCACGTTCGTCTACGAGAACGTCTTCCTGCTGCTCGCGTCGACGATCCCGACCGTGGTGGTGCTCGTCCTCGACACGGGCGTCATCGGGGGAGACAGCCTCACCGCGGTGCTTCCCGCGCTGCTCGCTCTCGTGCCGTTGCTCCTCGTGATGGACCGCCGCATCTTCCGCTGGGCGATCAACCTCGTCGGGCGACGCGCCCTGAAGAAGGACGTCCCGCCCGAGTACTTCCTGGGACCTCGGGCTGCTGCGAAGTTCCAGCTCCAGTTCGTCGTTCCTCGGATCCTCAACGCCGCCGGCTTCATCGCGGTGGCTGAGTCGTTCCTCACGATCGAGACGAGCGAGTGGCTCGCGCTGGGCTGCATCTACGTCCTCGCGGGCGCCGTCGGCATCCTTGCGGTGCTGGTCCCGAGCGGGATCGGCGTCCGCGAGTCGGTGATCGTCCTGCTCGCCTCGAGATATATGCCTGTCGAGCAGGCGATCGTTCTGTCGCTCGTCGCACGTCTGTACTCCACCGTCGCGGACGCTGCGGTAGCTGCGATCTACGGCACCTTGAAGTTCCGCGAATCGAAGAAGGGGCGTTCGGAATGA
- a CDS encoding polysaccharide pyruvyl transferase family protein, translating to MKYAIIGSALAGNKGAAAMLESAVQQLSERDADARVTLLSMYPRSDAAQNEYSNLTVLDASPLRLGVLINSAALAYRLLPPARAAIAARVPEVAALASADVLLDQGGITFVDGRGKFLIYNVASVLPALFVGTPVVKCAQALGPFKTFLNSTAAKAILPRMAAIVSRGAVSQEHLEGLGLKNTTAGADLAFTLDVTERDIAAARSAVDVTFFDGNDVIGISPSAVLRKSAEAKGGNYVAEVQRMVDYFTGVLGKKVFLVAHSARANTDKAHNNDLPLCREIYAGVERKDMVLFPDAELSSQSLRYLIGRCDLFVASRFHAMVSSLAMQVPTLVIGWSHKYREVLDMFGLAQWAMGHDVYTDDAFQAKFAELAATKTDVRATLAEAFPRVRATALEQVDVILRVASGARKA from the coding sequence ATGAAGTACGCAATCATCGGGTCAGCACTCGCCGGCAACAAGGGGGCTGCGGCGATGCTGGAGAGCGCTGTGCAGCAGCTTTCTGAGAGAGACGCTGACGCGCGCGTGACGCTCTTGAGCATGTACCCGCGGTCTGACGCGGCTCAGAACGAGTACTCGAACCTCACGGTGCTCGATGCGTCTCCGCTGCGTCTCGGTGTGCTCATCAACTCGGCGGCGCTGGCCTACCGCCTGCTCCCGCCGGCCCGCGCTGCGATCGCGGCCCGCGTCCCTGAGGTCGCGGCGCTCGCCTCCGCGGACGTCTTGCTCGACCAGGGCGGGATCACGTTCGTGGACGGTCGCGGCAAGTTCCTCATCTACAACGTCGCGTCTGTCCTTCCTGCGTTGTTCGTGGGGACCCCGGTGGTCAAGTGCGCTCAGGCTCTCGGGCCGTTCAAGACGTTCCTGAACAGCACGGCGGCCAAGGCGATCTTGCCGCGCATGGCGGCCATCGTCTCGCGCGGTGCGGTCAGCCAGGAGCACCTCGAGGGCCTGGGGCTGAAGAACACGACGGCGGGCGCGGACCTCGCGTTCACGCTCGACGTCACCGAGCGGGACATCGCTGCGGCGCGTTCCGCGGTCGACGTCACCTTCTTCGACGGCAACGACGTCATCGGCATCTCACCGAGCGCGGTCTTGCGCAAGTCGGCCGAAGCGAAGGGTGGCAACTACGTCGCGGAGGTCCAGCGCATGGTGGACTACTTCACCGGGGTGCTGGGCAAGAAGGTCTTCCTCGTCGCGCACAGCGCGCGTGCAAACACGGACAAGGCGCACAACAACGACCTGCCGTTGTGCCGGGAGATCTATGCCGGCGTCGAGCGCAAGGACATGGTCCTGTTCCCGGACGCAGAGCTGAGCTCGCAGTCGCTGCGCTACCTCATCGGGCGGTGCGACCTGTTCGTGGCCTCGCGCTTCCACGCGATGGTCTCGTCGCTCGCGATGCAGGTGCCGACGCTCGTCATCGGGTGGAGCCACAAGTACCGCGAGGTGCTCGACATGTTCGGGCTCGCCCAGTGGGCGATGGGGCACGACGTCTATACGGATGACGCGTTCCAGGCGAAGTTCGCCGAGCTCGCTGCGACCAAGACCGACGTGCGAGCAACCCTCGCCGAAGCGTTCCCGCGGGTCCGCGCCACGGCCCTCGAGCAGGTTGACGTGATCCTCCGCGTGGCCTCCGGGGCACGCAAGGCCTGA
- a CDS encoding peptidoglycan recognition protein family protein — MGGKSMRAVTGSVTSVVLVWGLLATAPSVAAASPAVVSDVAQDTSSEVDVVELDLTGIDPGASAEITEADEVLPDTVAPGVDPDTVPGLEVEDPLGALPDTATTDVLTEQMTVDPFSVMGISWDLDLGLEDVVVQYRTFREGAWTDWGWVAPAEPYIDEAAGDEPSTRGATDAIFVPDSTGVQLIVSSTAGTAQNVKVVLIDPGAGPSGDEASTSSGTPTPAPVPTAADVATDEPAESADDAATATTPPTDEAATESPEPFETPEPAETQEPSAPAEETTAPGVPVEEPATVVSPTSVSVDGPVVGEQSSSAITVPAAYMPNLVLPAATMAQPAIVTRAQWGAPAPVCSGGYGSSTLAAAVHHTASSNSYTAAQVPGLLRGIAEYHTRPEASGGRGWCDVGYNFLVDKFGTIYEGRAGGIDQPVLGIHTGGFNSRVIGVSAIGNYQDASVSAAMAEAISQVIAWKFAQHRIMANTSVTLVSGGGASKYPEGTSVTFSTIFGHRDAQLTSCPGQYLYALLGDIRNRVAQLSNAVVAESPQGAWDLAQGGGSSVRVAGWATDPSTSGAVLVQVLIDGTLTRSFAADKVRSDVGAHSYDTSVTMSAGSHTVCVRYINQGGGSDVHMGCRTITALPSNPVGVIDGTSVTASSITVRGWARDPDSTSPITVHVYVDGKAVAAERADEPRADVQASAPDEAGPNHGFQRTVSANGGKHTVCVYGINVGAGANTKIGCKDVVVPNKIPVGVIDEATAVGTDSISVRGWAFDPDTSNPITVHVYVDGKFAGIVAADDNRSDVGRAYGNGSAHGFSTVVPATAGTHTVCAYAIDSQGGGNPRFDCTSVTVRNAAPIGVIDQVTGGSGTVRVRGWALDPDTTASISVHVYVDGKAVRSVRASASRSDIARAYGLGALHGFDTAVPVSAGTHQVCVYAINATAGSNPHLGCRTATVS, encoded by the coding sequence ATGGGGGGAAAATCTATGCGCGCAGTGACCGGTTCTGTGACATCTGTGGTGCTCGTCTGGGGGTTGCTCGCGACGGCGCCGAGCGTCGCGGCGGCGAGTCCGGCCGTCGTCTCGGACGTGGCCCAAGACACGTCGTCCGAGGTAGACGTCGTCGAGCTCGACCTCACGGGGATCGATCCGGGGGCCTCCGCGGAGATCACCGAGGCAGACGAGGTGCTGCCTGACACTGTCGCACCAGGTGTCGACCCGGACACGGTTCCGGGGCTCGAGGTCGAGGATCCGCTGGGCGCGTTGCCCGACACCGCCACGACCGACGTCCTCACCGAGCAGATGACGGTCGACCCGTTCAGCGTCATGGGGATCTCCTGGGACCTCGACCTGGGGCTCGAGGACGTCGTGGTCCAGTACCGGACGTTCCGTGAGGGGGCATGGACCGACTGGGGCTGGGTAGCACCGGCCGAGCCGTACATCGACGAGGCCGCCGGTGACGAGCCGTCCACGAGAGGCGCGACCGACGCGATCTTCGTCCCCGACTCGACCGGGGTCCAGCTCATCGTGTCCTCGACCGCCGGGACGGCCCAGAACGTCAAGGTCGTCCTCATCGACCCAGGTGCAGGGCCGAGCGGCGACGAGGCGAGCACCAGCTCGGGGACGCCGACGCCCGCTCCGGTTCCCACCGCGGCAGACGTCGCGACAGACGAGCCCGCGGAGTCCGCGGACGACGCCGCCACGGCGACCACGCCTCCGACCGACGAGGCCGCCACCGAGTCTCCTGAGCCGTTCGAGACTCCTGAGCCGGCCGAGACGCAGGAGCCGAGCGCTCCCGCGGAGGAGACCACCGCTCCGGGTGTTCCGGTGGAGGAACCGGCCACGGTCGTCTCGCCCACCAGCGTGAGCGTCGACGGCCCCGTCGTCGGCGAACAGTCGTCGTCAGCAATCACGGTGCCTGCCGCCTACATGCCGAACCTCGTGCTCCCGGCGGCGACGATGGCCCAGCCCGCGATCGTCACCCGAGCGCAGTGGGGCGCGCCTGCGCCCGTGTGCTCCGGCGGCTACGGGTCGTCGACGCTGGCCGCCGCGGTGCACCACACCGCATCGTCCAACTCCTACACAGCCGCTCAGGTGCCTGGCCTGCTGCGAGGCATCGCCGAGTACCACACGCGCCCAGAGGCGTCCGGTGGCCGTGGCTGGTGCGACGTGGGCTACAACTTCCTCGTCGACAAGTTCGGGACCATCTACGAGGGCCGCGCCGGCGGGATCGACCAGCCCGTGCTCGGCATCCACACCGGGGGATTCAACTCGCGTGTCATCGGCGTCTCGGCCATCGGCAACTATCAGGACGCCTCGGTCAGCGCGGCGATGGCCGAGGCGATCAGCCAGGTCATCGCGTGGAAGTTCGCCCAGCACCGCATCATGGCCAACACGTCCGTGACGCTCGTGTCAGGCGGTGGAGCGTCGAAGTACCCGGAAGGGACCTCGGTCACCTTCAGCACGATCTTCGGTCACCGCGACGCCCAGCTGACGTCGTGCCCCGGGCAGTACCTCTACGCCCTCCTCGGCGACATTCGCAACCGGGTCGCCCAGCTCTCGAACGCCGTGGTGGCCGAGTCCCCGCAGGGGGCGTGGGACCTCGCACAAGGCGGCGGCAGCAGCGTCCGGGTCGCCGGATGGGCGACCGACCCGAGCACCTCGGGTGCGGTCCTGGTCCAGGTGCTCATCGACGGCACCCTCACACGGAGCTTCGCCGCTGACAAGGTGCGCTCGGACGTCGGGGCGCACAGCTACGACACGAGCGTCACGATGTCCGCCGGGTCGCACACGGTCTGCGTGCGCTACATCAACCAGGGTGGTGGGTCGGACGTCCACATGGGCTGCCGGACCATCACGGCTCTGCCGTCCAACCCCGTCGGCGTCATCGACGGGACGAGCGTCACAGCCAGCTCGATCACCGTGCGCGGCTGGGCGCGCGACCCTGACTCGACGAGCCCGATCACGGTGCACGTGTACGTCGACGGCAAGGCGGTCGCTGCGGAACGGGCGGACGAGCCGCGTGCCGACGTCCAGGCCTCGGCCCCCGACGAGGCCGGGCCCAACCACGGCTTCCAGCGGACCGTCTCGGCGAACGGTGGCAAACACACCGTGTGCGTCTACGGGATCAACGTCGGGGCCGGGGCAAACACCAAGATCGGCTGCAAGGACGTCGTCGTACCGAACAAGATCCCTGTCGGCGTCATCGACGAGGCGACCGCCGTGGGCACAGACAGCATCTCGGTCCGCGGATGGGCGTTCGACCCGGACACCTCGAACCCGATCACAGTTCACGTGTACGTCGACGGCAAGTTTGCGGGCATCGTCGCAGCGGACGACAACCGGTCCGACGTCGGGCGGGCGTACGGCAACGGCAGCGCGCACGGTTTCAGCACGGTCGTCCCGGCCACAGCGGGGACGCACACGGTGTGCGCGTACGCGATCGACTCCCAGGGCGGCGGGAACCCGCGGTTCGACTGCACGAGCGTCACCGTGCGCAACGCGGCACCGATCGGCGTGATCGACCAGGTCACCGGCGGGTCGGGGACGGTCCGCGTCCGTGGTTGGGCGCTCGACCCCGACACCACGGCGTCCATCTCCGTGCACGTCTACGTCGATGGGAAGGCCGTCCGCTCGGTCCGTGCGTCCGCGAGCAGATCAGACATCGCTCGCGCCTATGGGCTCGGTGCCCTCCACGGCTTCGACACCGCGGTGCCGGTGAGCGCGGGGACGCACCAGGTCTGTGTCTATGCGATCAACGCGACCGCGGGCTCCAACCCGCACCTCGGCTGTCGGACGGCCACCGTGTCCTGA
- a CDS encoding glycosyltransferase family 39 protein translates to MSEDAPSPAAPAPRSRPSLATVARRTIGSRWIAPLVLVLVSFVTVTVHVESFTTISPVDELTHIDSLFHAPVPVHSGEKIGEDALREQACRGLDGYPSPSCTTPGDLDPEDFQEDGFNTGAVYTPLYYSVTKLLAVPLQLVTGTESLVTAARLVGAVWLAAGLLLTYSVGRRLGAARASLTSILVLVAMTPSILFPSATVSPDATGLVAGAAIVWAALVWEDAPRRRWWVPVLVAVLVAALKTVNILAIFMIACYILIRLASSWNAQRRGTDMDGQLPEDRRRPMLVGAIAVGAGVFATLLGWSAYVSASTVASTVDVPMNERTATASLTGWQLLVSFGQFLDPLEPSGNVTITEAVGFVDQRLVGMLLLAAVVGGAFFALGSPRLRALGQAMFIAGAIGGPLMTVFIFVLHGSYIAIPGRYAITLVPAAVVLAATFVRPRWAQVVLALGALAVWLVTLRTLLTR, encoded by the coding sequence ATGTCGGAAGACGCTCCCAGCCCTGCAGCGCCCGCACCCCGGTCTCGTCCGTCACTGGCGACCGTTGCGCGTCGGACCATCGGGAGCAGATGGATCGCGCCGCTCGTCCTCGTGCTCGTGTCCTTCGTGACGGTCACTGTCCACGTCGAGTCCTTCACGACGATCAGCCCCGTCGACGAGCTGACCCACATCGACTCGCTGTTCCATGCACCCGTCCCGGTGCACAGCGGCGAGAAGATCGGTGAGGACGCGCTGCGCGAGCAGGCCTGCCGCGGGCTCGACGGCTACCCCAGCCCGTCGTGCACCACCCCGGGTGACCTCGACCCCGAGGACTTCCAAGAAGACGGCTTCAACACGGGCGCGGTGTACACACCGCTGTACTACTCCGTGACCAAGCTCCTGGCGGTCCCGCTCCAGCTGGTCACCGGGACGGAGAGCCTCGTCACCGCTGCGCGTCTCGTCGGCGCGGTCTGGCTCGCCGCAGGGCTCCTGCTCACGTACTCGGTGGGTCGGCGGCTCGGTGCTGCCCGTGCGTCCTTGACGAGCATCCTCGTGCTGGTCGCGATGACACCCTCGATCCTCTTCCCGAGCGCCACGGTCTCACCAGACGCGACCGGCCTCGTCGCCGGGGCAGCGATCGTCTGGGCGGCGTTGGTGTGGGAAGACGCGCCGCGCCGACGATGGTGGGTGCCGGTGCTCGTCGCGGTGCTCGTCGCAGCGCTCAAGACGGTCAACATCCTGGCGATCTTCATGATCGCGTGCTACATCCTCATCCGGCTGGCGAGCAGCTGGAACGCGCAGCGACGCGGGACGGACATGGACGGTCAGCTGCCTGAAGACCGTCGTCGCCCGATGCTCGTCGGTGCGATCGCCGTCGGAGCAGGGGTGTTCGCCACGCTCCTGGGATGGTCTGCCTACGTCTCCGCCAGCACGGTCGCCTCGACCGTGGATGTTCCGATGAACGAGCGCACAGCGACAGCGAGCCTCACCGGATGGCAGCTGCTGGTCTCCTTCGGGCAGTTCCTCGACCCGCTCGAACCGTCGGGCAACGTCACCATCACCGAGGCGGTCGGGTTCGTCGACCAGCGGCTCGTGGGGATGCTCCTGCTCGCTGCGGTCGTCGGCGGAGCGTTCTTCGCGCTCGGGAGCCCGCGGCTGCGCGCCCTCGGCCAGGCGATGTTCATCGCCGGCGCGATCGGCGGGCCGCTCATGACAGTCTTCATCTTCGTCCTGCACGGCTCGTACATCGCCATCCCGGGCCGCTACGCGATCACGCTCGTCCCCGCAGCCGTGGTGCTCGCTGCAACGTTCGTCCGGCCGCGCTGGGCGCAGGTCGTCCTGGCGCTCGGAGCGCTGGCCGTCTGGCTGGTCACGCTCCGTACCCTGTTGACACGATGA
- a CDS encoding glycosyltransferase, whose protein sequence is MTTEPSRTPTIGGSDATRIAVASAIGAVTNLVILTVAARVLLPVENNTAFVTFWSTLFAFFGVMTGFSIEATRAVSAATSSEDRTSVPTTGAGRPPRVMAVGVGIACVVGLLVGVTIPVWSPAIFTMHPWALGGLVVLGVTGNALHAATVGSLAGSRIWRPYSSLIGFESLVRLTLVLVCAFMGLGVLGFAAAAAAAAFTWAGFVATSSQVRHAVGVRVDSTLPLFLRRVTSSGVASGASALLVVGFPVLLSLTTPDAEMALAAPVLMAITLTRAPLMIPLNAYQGVAVTHFVAHRDQGLRAMLPAARLVVLVGVVGAVLALLVGPQIMALVFGSAYRVPGLVLAGLTLAVILLALLTLTGALCQALTMHGPFVAGWVTAVLVSVATLLVPASLEARSVLALAAGPVAGLIVHLTALRRAALLEVAANPSAVEQSVVDQSIVEQAVVEQSVLPDAVAVADGGLPVPRVSVCIATYNGERFVDEQLRSILDQLAPSDEVVVVDDASTDTTVAVVQAIADPRVRLVPADRNRGYVATFEAALAMATGEHVLLSDQDDVWVPGRVQLMVDALVDVDVVATNLGTLGGPESIRGPYGQADWHLRAADSRHPGRNILGTLAGNRPYYGCAMGVRRSALARVLPFPSYLDESHDLWIALYGNVFGSIQHVEARSLLRRFHEDNASPNRPRGPLAVVRSRAMLVRVVVDLVGRRFRSAAQERRSRKNRRASRQ, encoded by the coding sequence ATGACGACTGAACCTTCTCGCACGCCGACGATCGGTGGGAGCGACGCCACCCGTATCGCGGTGGCCTCGGCCATCGGTGCGGTCACCAACCTCGTCATCCTGACCGTCGCCGCCCGGGTGCTGCTGCCGGTCGAGAACAACACGGCGTTCGTCACCTTCTGGTCCACGCTCTTCGCCTTCTTCGGCGTCATGACCGGGTTCTCCATCGAGGCGACGCGCGCCGTCTCGGCAGCGACGTCGTCCGAGGACCGCACCTCGGTGCCCACGACCGGCGCCGGCCGACCACCCCGGGTGATGGCCGTCGGGGTGGGGATCGCGTGCGTCGTCGGTCTCCTGGTCGGCGTGACCATCCCCGTCTGGTCGCCGGCGATCTTCACCATGCACCCCTGGGCGCTCGGCGGGCTCGTCGTCCTGGGCGTCACCGGCAACGCCCTCCACGCCGCGACCGTCGGGTCGCTGGCCGGCTCACGGATCTGGCGGCCCTACTCCTCGCTCATCGGGTTCGAGTCGCTGGTCCGGCTGACGCTCGTCCTCGTGTGCGCCTTCATGGGGCTGGGCGTCCTCGGCTTCGCTGCTGCGGCGGCTGCCGCGGCCTTCACATGGGCTGGCTTCGTGGCGACGTCGAGCCAGGTCCGCCACGCTGTCGGTGTGCGGGTCGACTCGACGCTCCCGCTCTTCCTGCGCCGCGTCACCTCGTCAGGCGTCGCATCCGGTGCGAGCGCGCTGCTCGTGGTCGGGTTCCCCGTGCTGCTCTCGCTGACGACGCCAGACGCCGAGATGGCGCTCGCGGCCCCGGTCCTCATGGCGATCACGCTCACCCGCGCCCCGCTCATGATCCCGCTCAACGCCTACCAGGGGGTGGCGGTCACCCACTTCGTCGCGCACCGTGATCAGGGGCTGCGTGCCATGCTCCCGGCAGCTCGCCTGGTCGTGCTCGTCGGGGTGGTCGGTGCGGTCCTCGCTCTGCTCGTCGGACCGCAGATCATGGCCCTCGTCTTCGGTTCTGCGTACCGGGTGCCCGGCCTCGTCCTGGCTGGCCTCACGCTGGCCGTGATCCTTCTCGCGCTGCTGACGCTCACCGGAGCGTTGTGCCAGGCGCTGACGATGCACGGTCCGTTCGTCGCGGGCTGGGTGACGGCCGTCCTCGTGTCCGTGGCGACACTGCTGGTGCCAGCGTCGCTCGAGGCCCGATCCGTCCTTGCGCTGGCAGCGGGACCTGTCGCGGGGCTGATCGTCCACCTCACGGCTCTGCGTCGGGCCGCGCTGCTCGAGGTGGCAGCGAACCCGAGCGCGGTGGAGCAGAGCGTCGTGGACCAGAGCATCGTGGAGCAGGCTGTGGTGGAGCAGAGCGTGCTGCCCGACGCGGTCGCTGTGGCAGACGGTGGGCTCCCGGTGCCGCGTGTGAGCGTCTGCATCGCCACGTACAACGGTGAGCGCTTCGTCGACGAGCAGCTCCGCTCGATCCTCGATCAGCTCGCGCCCTCGGACGAGGTGGTCGTCGTCGACGACGCGTCGACCGACACGACCGTCGCGGTGGTCCAGGCGATCGCCGACCCGCGCGTCCGTCTTGTTCCCGCCGACCGCAACCGGGGCTACGTGGCCACCTTCGAGGCTGCTCTCGCGATGGCGACGGGTGAGCATGTGCTGCTGTCCGACCAGGACGACGTGTGGGTGCCAGGCCGCGTGCAGCTCATGGTCGACGCGCTGGTGGACGTCGACGTGGTCGCGACGAACCTCGGGACGCTCGGCGGCCCGGAGTCGATCAGGGGACCGTACGGACAGGCGGACTGGCACCTGCGGGCTGCGGACTCACGCCACCCGGGTCGCAACATCCTCGGGACCCTCGCGGGCAACCGTCCGTACTACGGCTGTGCGATGGGTGTGCGTCGCTCGGCGCTTGCGCGGGTGCTTCCCTTCCCGTCGTATCTCGACGAGTCGCACGACCTGTGGATCGCGCTCTACGGAAACGTCTTCGGCAGCATCCAGCACGTCGAGGCGCGGTCGCTCCTGCGACGCTTCCACGAGGACAACGCGAGCCCGAACAGGCCACGCGGCCCGCTCGCCGTGGTCCGGTCGCGAGCGATGCTCGTCCGGGTGGTCGTGGATCTCGTCGGTCGGCGCTTCCGCAGCGCCGCTCAGGAGCGTCGGTCTCGCAAGAACCGCCGCGCGAGCCGCCAGTAG